The following proteins are co-located in the Pseudomonas synxantha genome:
- a CDS encoding DEAD/DEAH box helicase, with amino-acid sequence MNDLIARIVELDWQEYFDPRSLERGFEYAGEHRLEIKEFGHDRLIAQCKGSGRNVYTLAITLEGAASRWTGIRCVCSCPVAINCKHAAATLFTLTVLYDELNAPKKQVADRLSPQLENWLESIPKPTSADDVQHKNTGTCLLYQLAPDAYSMRWSLEVYRARVTKKGDYSDIKPLHSMDEILRRTPAYMHELDISLGRLLMLSRPYLSYGSTFQLAGEAGAEILQLALKTQRLFFDLDAGLALNPGPVRAARFNWAVMPDGNYCPEWLSNGRELDEVLPLKPLHYLDLDNMQLGVLEPGVDENLAIHLCGLPVIPADQVAMFSHRLSVVSQAIPPPRELTERVVDTLEPQGCLTLGSDESYVYSQTDYRRMPILEHRAALAFRYDTSLVSGKGTEDILFLNGTETQRIQRKPAAEKALRKTLTKIGFKTVNRKTRALPASAGEMFDLPNDEAWLAFVESGLSVLREAGWDVVIHPGFYYDVEAVDGWYADIEESPGHEWFDLELGIEVNGERHSLLPIVLDLMRRQPKLLDAAYMAERDDQERVLVSLGTRTHTKVALPYGRIKPLMATLGELYLRAPEGDALRLSAPDAARLSNLDALPLVWQGGERLRDFAKRLKDSIHVHVPAPRGLNAELRGYQLEGLNWMQTLRELEVGGILGDDMGLGKTLQALAHLLCEKQSGRLQAPALAVMPTSLIPNWMDEAARFTPQLKVLALHGAQRQADFTRLTDYDLVLTTYALLPRDLEVLQPQRWSVLILDEAQNIKNPNSKAAQAARQLEAGQRLCLSGTPLENHLGELWSLFHFLLPGWLGDSKTFNRDYRTPIEKHGNAQRMQHLSARIKPFLLRRKKEQVATELPPKTEIVHWVELSDAQRDVYETVRVAMDKKVRDEISRHGVARSQIIILEALLKLRQVCCDLRLVKSAPVTKAAKAGAGKLGNLMEMLEELLSEGRRILLFSQFTSMLALIEEELKQRGLEYSILTGDTLDRRTPVKNFQDGKTPLFLISLKAGGTGLNLTAADTVIHYDPWWNPAVENQATDRAYRIGQEKPVFVYKMIARGTVEEKIQALQLEKAALADGVLEGGASAGWKLEQRDIEALFAPLPG; translated from the coding sequence ATGAATGACCTGATTGCACGTATCGTCGAGTTGGATTGGCAGGAATACTTTGACCCTCGTTCGTTGGAGCGTGGGTTTGAGTATGCTGGCGAACATCGTCTTGAAATAAAAGAATTCGGACATGACAGGCTGATTGCACAGTGCAAGGGGTCTGGCCGTAATGTCTATACCCTGGCGATTACCCTGGAGGGTGCAGCATCCCGTTGGACGGGTATCAGGTGTGTGTGTTCCTGCCCGGTGGCGATCAATTGCAAGCACGCCGCTGCGACCTTGTTTACGTTGACCGTGCTGTATGACGAGCTGAACGCCCCGAAAAAGCAGGTGGCTGACCGTCTGAGCCCGCAGCTCGAAAACTGGCTTGAGAGTATCCCCAAGCCCACATCTGCCGATGATGTACAACACAAGAACACCGGTACCTGTTTGCTGTACCAACTCGCCCCCGATGCTTATTCAATGAGGTGGTCACTGGAGGTATATCGGGCACGCGTGACGAAGAAAGGTGACTACAGCGATATCAAGCCGCTGCACTCGATGGATGAAATATTGCGGCGTACTCCCGCTTATATGCATGAGCTGGATATAAGCCTTGGTCGCTTGCTCATGTTGAGCCGTCCTTACCTGAGCTACGGCAGCACTTTTCAGTTAGCGGGTGAGGCGGGCGCCGAAATACTCCAGCTGGCGTTGAAAACCCAGCGTCTGTTCTTTGATTTGGATGCTGGGTTAGCGCTTAACCCGGGGCCTGTCCGTGCCGCTCGTTTCAATTGGGCCGTGATGCCTGACGGCAATTATTGTCCTGAATGGCTCAGCAATGGTCGTGAACTGGACGAAGTATTGCCTCTCAAGCCGCTCCATTATCTGGACTTGGACAACATGCAGTTGGGCGTGCTTGAGCCTGGGGTGGATGAGAACCTGGCGATACATTTATGTGGCCTGCCCGTGATTCCAGCTGATCAGGTGGCGATGTTCAGTCATCGGCTCAGTGTGGTGTCCCAAGCCATTCCTCCGCCACGTGAGCTGACCGAGCGCGTCGTGGATACGCTGGAACCACAAGGCTGCCTCACCTTGGGAAGCGACGAATCCTACGTCTACAGCCAGACCGACTATCGACGAATGCCCATCCTGGAACACCGCGCTGCCTTGGCTTTCCGTTACGACACCAGCCTGGTCAGCGGCAAGGGCACTGAAGACATCCTGTTTCTCAACGGCACCGAAACCCAGCGCATTCAACGCAAGCCGGCGGCTGAAAAAGCCCTGCGCAAGACGCTCACAAAAATCGGCTTCAAAACGGTCAATCGTAAAACCCGTGCGCTGCCTGCCAGTGCAGGAGAGATGTTCGATCTACCCAATGATGAAGCCTGGCTGGCGTTTGTTGAGAGCGGGCTGTCGGTTTTGCGTGAGGCAGGATGGGACGTCGTCATCCATCCGGGGTTTTATTACGATGTGGAGGCTGTAGACGGCTGGTACGCGGACATCGAAGAGTCGCCCGGCCACGAGTGGTTTGACCTTGAGCTGGGCATTGAGGTCAACGGCGAGCGTCACAGCCTGCTGCCAATCGTATTAGACTTGATGCGTCGTCAACCCAAACTGCTTGACGCCGCCTACATGGCCGAGCGTGATGATCAGGAGCGCGTGTTGGTCAGTCTTGGCACCCGCACTCATACCAAAGTCGCGCTGCCCTACGGTCGTATCAAACCCCTGATGGCGACCCTCGGCGAACTCTACCTGCGTGCACCAGAAGGCGATGCACTGCGGCTGAGTGCGCCGGATGCGGCACGGCTCAGTAATCTGGATGCACTACCCTTGGTCTGGCAGGGCGGCGAGCGACTGCGTGATTTCGCCAAGCGCCTTAAAGACTCCATTCACGTTCATGTGCCGGCTCCTCGGGGCCTGAACGCCGAACTGCGCGGCTATCAGCTCGAAGGGCTGAACTGGATGCAAACCCTGCGCGAGCTGGAAGTCGGCGGTATTCTGGGTGACGACATGGGGCTTGGCAAAACCCTGCAGGCGCTCGCCCATCTGCTCTGCGAAAAGCAGTCTGGCCGTTTACAGGCGCCTGCACTGGCGGTAATGCCCACCAGCTTGATCCCGAACTGGATGGACGAAGCTGCGCGTTTTACGCCACAGCTCAAAGTCCTGGCACTGCACGGTGCGCAGCGTCAGGCTGACTTCACGCGCTTGACCGATTACGACCTGGTACTCACCACCTATGCACTGTTGCCACGGGACCTTGAAGTCCTGCAGCCTCAGCGCTGGAGCGTGCTGATCCTGGACGAAGCGCAAAACATCAAGAACCCCAACAGCAAAGCGGCCCAGGCTGCTCGTCAGTTGGAGGCCGGTCAGCGTTTATGCTTGAGCGGTACGCCTTTGGAAAACCACTTGGGTGAGCTGTGGTCGCTGTTCCACTTCCTGTTACCGGGCTGGTTGGGCGACAGCAAAACCTTTAATCGTGATTACCGTACGCCCATCGAGAAACACGGTAATGCGCAGCGTATGCAGCACCTCAGCGCGCGTATCAAACCGTTCCTGTTGCGACGTAAAAAGGAGCAGGTCGCGACGGAATTACCGCCCAAGACAGAAATCGTGCACTGGGTCGAGCTGAGTGATGCACAGCGGGATGTTTACGAAACGGTGCGCGTGGCAATGGATAAAAAGGTGCGCGACGAAATCAGTCGGCATGGCGTGGCCCGCAGCCAGATCATCATTCTTGAAGCCCTGCTCAAACTGCGCCAGGTGTGCTGTGACTTGCGGCTGGTCAAGTCTGCACCGGTGACTAAGGCTGCCAAGGCCGGCGCCGGCAAGTTGGGCAACTTGATGGAGATGCTGGAAGAGTTACTCAGCGAGGGGCGGCGGATTTTGTTGTTCTCGCAATTCACCTCGATGCTGGCGTTGATTGAAGAAGAGCTCAAGCAGCGTGGGCTTGAGTATTCGATCCTGACTGGAGACACCCTTGACCGACGTACGCCAGTGAAGAACTTCCAGGACGGCAAGACACCGTTGTTCTTGATCAGCCTGAAAGCGGGCGGTACGGGCTTGAACCTGACGGCGGCCGATACGGTGATTCATTACGACCCGTGGTGGAACCCGGCAGTGGAGAACCAGGCTACTGACCGAGCTTATCGTATAGGCCAGGAAAAGCCGGTGTTTGTGTACAAGATGATTGCGCGGGGCACGGTCGAGGAGAAGATTCAGGCGTTGCAGTTGGAGAAGGCCGCGTTGGCCGATGGGGTGCTGGAAGGTGGCGCCAGTGCGGGTTGGAAGCTGGAGCAGCGGGATATTGAGGCGCTGTTTGCACCTTTACCTGGCTGA
- the nagZ gene encoding beta-N-acetylhexosaminidase: MTAALQGSLMVDVAGTWLTAEDRHLLRQPEVGGLIIFARNIEHPRQVRELSAAIRAVRPDLLLAVDQEGGRVQRLRQGFVRLPAMRALADNPNAEYLAEQCGWIMATEVLAVGLDLSFAPVLDLDYQRSAVVSTRSFEGDPERAAVLAGAFIRGMNGAGMAATGKHFPGHGWAEADSHVAIPNDERSLEQIRANDLVPFARLSKKLAAVMPAHVIYPQVDSQPAGFSRRWLQDILRGELQFDGVIFSDDLSMAGAHVVGDAASRIEAALTAGCDMGLVCNDRAAAELALTAAQRMKVTPSARIARMRGQAVASTDYKQDPRWLTALTALRDAQLIE; the protein is encoded by the coding sequence ATGACTGCTGCCCTGCAAGGTTCTTTGATGGTCGACGTGGCCGGCACCTGGCTGACGGCCGAGGATCGCCATCTGTTGCGCCAACCGGAGGTGGGCGGCCTGATCATTTTTGCGCGCAATATCGAGCACCCACGCCAGGTTCGCGAGTTGAGCGCGGCGATTCGTGCAGTGCGCCCGGACCTGCTGCTGGCGGTCGACCAGGAAGGTGGCCGCGTACAGCGCCTGCGCCAAGGCTTCGTGCGCTTGCCGGCCATGCGTGCGCTGGCCGATAACCCCAACGCTGAATACCTGGCAGAACAGTGCGGCTGGATCATGGCCACCGAAGTACTGGCTGTGGGTCTCGACTTGAGTTTCGCCCCGGTACTGGACCTCGACTACCAACGCAGCGCCGTGGTCAGCACTCGCTCCTTCGAAGGCGACCCCGAGCGTGCCGCCGTCCTCGCTGGCGCCTTTATCCGTGGCATGAACGGCGCCGGTATGGCCGCCACGGGCAAGCACTTCCCCGGGCACGGTTGGGCCGAGGCCGATTCTCACGTCGCCATTCCCAATGACGAGCGCAGCCTGGAACAAATTCGCGCCAATGACCTGGTGCCCTTCGCACGCTTGAGCAAGAAATTGGCCGCAGTGATGCCCGCGCACGTGATCTACCCGCAGGTGGACAGCCAGCCCGCCGGCTTCTCGCGCCGCTGGTTGCAGGACATCCTGCGCGGCGAGTTGCAGTTCGACGGGGTTATTTTCAGTGATGACCTGTCCATGGCGGGCGCCCATGTGGTCGGCGATGCGGCCAGTCGGATCGAGGCGGCGCTGACGGCGGGTTGTGATATGGGGCTGGTATGCAATGACCGCGCGGCTGCCGAGCTGGCACTCACCGCCGCGCAGCGGATGAAGGTCACGCCGTCGGCACGGATTGCGCGTATGCGTGGGCAGGCGGTTGCGTCAACTGATTACAAACAGGATCCGCGCTGGTTGACGGCTCTCACAGCGTTGCGGGACGCTCAGCTGATTGAGTAA
- a CDS encoding TetR/AcrR family transcriptional regulator → MAQSETVERILDAAEQLFAEKGFAETSLRLITSKAGVNLAAVNYHFGSKKALIQAVFSRFLGPFCASLDRELERRQAKTDHKPSLEDLLEILVEQALVVQPRSGNDLSIFMRLLGLAFSQSQGHLRRYLEDMYGKVFRRYMLLVNEAAPRIPPIELFWRVHFMLGAAAFSMSGIKALRAIAETDFGVNTSIEQVMRLMVPFLAAGMRAETGVTDPAMAAAQLRPRSKSAPTAAKV, encoded by the coding sequence ATGGCCCAGTCGGAAACCGTTGAACGCATTCTCGATGCTGCCGAGCAGTTGTTCGCGGAAAAAGGATTTGCTGAAACCTCACTGCGGCTGATCACTAGCAAGGCTGGGGTCAACCTTGCCGCGGTGAACTACCATTTCGGCTCAAAAAAGGCCCTGATCCAGGCAGTGTTTTCGCGCTTTCTGGGGCCATTCTGCGCCAGTCTTGACCGTGAGCTGGAGCGTCGTCAGGCCAAGACCGATCACAAGCCGAGCCTGGAAGACCTGCTGGAAATCCTCGTTGAGCAAGCGTTGGTCGTGCAGCCACGCAGCGGCAACGACCTGTCAATCTTCATGCGTTTGTTGGGCCTGGCGTTCAGCCAGAGCCAGGGCCACCTGCGGCGTTACCTGGAAGACATGTACGGCAAGGTGTTCCGCCGCTATATGTTGCTGGTCAACGAAGCCGCCCCGCGTATTCCGCCTATCGAACTGTTCTGGCGCGTGCATTTCATGCTCGGCGCCGCGGCTTTCAGCATGTCCGGTATCAAGGCATTGCGAGCAATTGCCGAGACCGATTTCGGGGTGAACACCTCCATCGAGCAGGTAATGCGGCTGATGGTGCCATTCCTCGCTGCCGGCATGCGCGCCGAAACCGGCGTCACCGACCCGGCCATGGCCGCTGCCCAGTTGCGCCCACGCAGCAAGAGCGCACCGACCGCCGCCAAGGTTTGA